The genomic stretch CCATCACCGGCTCGACGCCGCTGCTCGGCATGACGTACCCGAACTACCGCCTCTTCCTGCTGGCGATCGCGTCGGTGCTGCTGGTGGCCATCTGGCTCTTCTTCACCAAGACGCGCGCCGGTGTCGTCGTGCGGGCGGCCGTCCAGGACGCGGAGATGTTGGACGGGCTCGGCGTCAACGTGCCGCGCGTGTTCACGCTCACGTTCGCCGGCTCGGCCGCCCTGGCGGCGCTGGCCGGGCTGCTGCTAGCCCCCGTCTTCACCGTCTACCCGCAGATGGGGGTCGAGATGATCCTGCTGGCGTTCATCGTGGTGATCCTGGGGGGCATGGGCTCGCTGGGTGGTTCCGTCGTCGCGGCCTTCGTGATCGGCATCGCCCAGAGCCTGCTCACCCTCTGGATGAACCCGCAGCGGGTGGCCATCGCCATCTTCGGCATCATGATCCTCGTGCTGATCGTGCGGCCCCGCGGCTTCTTCGGCCGGGCGGGCGTGCTTGAGTAGCGCCCGGTCCTGGCCCGCCCTGGTGGTCTTGGCGGCGCTGGCGGCGCTGCCGCTAACGCCCTTCATGACGAAGTACTACATGCTGCTCGCCTTCGACGCGCTCCTCTTCGGCGCGGTGGCCATGAGCCTCGACCTCCTGATGGGCTATACGGGCCTGGTCTCGTTCGGCCACGCCGCCTTCTTCGGGC from Candidatus Methylomirabilota bacterium encodes the following:
- a CDS encoding branched-chain amino acid ABC transporter permease; the encoded protein is MDYLIAVLLPQLLHGLVFGAALGLLALGLTVIFGLLGVMNFAHGELYMLGAYAGIAVIGVTHSFWVALILAPLLVGALGALTEVATLRPLYRRQPLYGLILTFGLALVFREGARQVWGGDMRRILPPITGSTPLLGMTYPNYRLFLLAIASVLLVAIWLFFTKTRAGVVVRAAVQDAEMLDGLGVNVPRVFTLTFAGSAALAALAGLLLAPVFTVYPQMGVEMILLAFIVVILGGMGSLGGSVVAAFVIGIAQSLLTLWMNPQRVAIAIFGIMILVLIVRPRGFFGRAGVLE